Proteins encoded together in one Bradyrhizobium sp. PSBB068 window:
- a CDS encoding adenylosuccinate synthase, with amino-acid sequence MANVVVVGAQWGDEGKGKIVDWLSEQADIVVRFQGGHNAGHTLVINGETYKLALLPSGVLRPNKLAVIGNGVVFDPQAFLDEVAKLKGQGVAVGPDNLRIAENVTLILPLHRELDSLRESSNAITSIGTTRRGIGPAYEDKVGRRAIRLMDLADLDTLPHKIDRLLAHHNALRRGNNLPEIEGQSILAELSALAPKLLPYAETVWRLLDLKRREGKRILFEGAQGALLDVDHGTYPYVTSSNTVAAQAATGTGMGPGAVGYVLGICKAYTTRVGQGPFPTELNDEIGEEIGRRGKEFGVNTGRKRRVGWFDAMLVRQTVRTCGIAGLALTKLDILDGFDSIRVCIGYKLDGKEIDHLPAGEGAQARVEPIYEIIEGWKQPTANARSWADLPAQAIKYVRRVEELVGCPIALLSTSPEREDTILVQNPFEA; translated from the coding sequence ATGGCCAATGTTGTCGTCGTCGGCGCCCAATGGGGCGACGAGGGGAAGGGCAAGATCGTCGACTGGCTGTCGGAACAAGCCGACATCGTCGTGCGCTTCCAGGGCGGCCACAATGCCGGCCATACGCTGGTGATCAACGGCGAGACCTACAAGTTGGCGCTGCTGCCGTCGGGCGTGCTGCGCCCGAACAAGCTGGCGGTGATCGGCAATGGCGTGGTGTTCGATCCGCAGGCCTTCCTCGACGAGGTCGCCAAGCTGAAGGGGCAGGGCGTTGCGGTCGGGCCTGACAATCTGCGCATCGCCGAGAACGTCACGCTGATCCTGCCGCTGCATCGCGAGCTGGATTCCTTGCGCGAATCCTCCAACGCCATCACTTCGATCGGCACCACCCGCCGCGGCATCGGCCCGGCCTATGAGGACAAGGTGGGCCGCCGCGCCATCCGCCTGATGGACCTCGCCGACCTCGACACGCTGCCGCACAAGATCGACCGCCTGCTGGCGCATCACAACGCGCTGCGCCGCGGCAACAATCTGCCGGAGATCGAGGGCCAGAGCATCCTGGCCGAGCTGTCGGCGCTGGCGCCGAAGCTGTTGCCCTATGCCGAGACGGTGTGGCGGCTGCTCGATCTCAAGCGCCGCGAGGGCAAGCGCATCCTGTTCGAGGGCGCGCAGGGCGCGCTGCTCGACGTCGACCACGGCACCTATCCCTATGTGACGTCGTCCAACACGGTGGCGGCGCAGGCCGCGACCGGCACCGGCATGGGCCCTGGCGCCGTCGGCTATGTGCTCGGCATCTGCAAGGCCTACACCACCCGGGTCGGCCAAGGTCCGTTCCCGACCGAGCTGAACGACGAGATCGGCGAGGAAATCGGCCGCCGCGGCAAGGAGTTCGGCGTCAACACCGGGCGCAAGCGCCGGGTCGGCTGGTTCGACGCGATGCTGGTGCGGCAGACGGTCCGGACCTGCGGAATTGCCGGGCTGGCGCTGACCAAGCTCGATATTCTCGACGGGTTCGACAGCATCAGGGTCTGCATCGGCTACAAGCTCGACGGCAAGGAAATCGACCATCTGCCGGCGGGCGAGGGCGCGCAGGCCCGCGTGGAGCCGATCTACGAGATCATCGAGGGCTGGAAGCAGCCGACGGCCAATGCGCGGTCCTGGGCGGACCTGCCGGCCCAGGCCATCAAGTATGTTCGGCGGGTCGAGGAGCTGGTGGGGTGTCCGATCGCCCTGCTGTCCACCAGTCCGGAACGTGAAGATACTATTCTGGTACAGAATCCGTTCGAGGCTTAA
- the ybaK gene encoding Cys-tRNA(Pro) deacylase, with product MPNSTQATMALRKLGIAFKLHTYVYDSNAESIGLQAAEALGVDPNRMLKTLMAEVDGKPVCAVVPSDCEVSMKKLAAALGGKSARMMRPADAERLTGYHVGGISPFGQKKKVPTAIDETALSHVTVFVNGGQRGLQIEIDPNDAALAAGASMKALVATQD from the coding sequence ATGCCCAATTCGACCCAGGCGACGATGGCGCTGCGCAAGCTAGGCATTGCCTTCAAGCTGCACACCTATGTCTACGATTCCAACGCCGAGAGCATCGGGCTGCAGGCGGCCGAGGCGCTCGGCGTCGACCCGAACCGCATGCTCAAGACGCTGATGGCGGAGGTCGACGGCAAGCCGGTCTGCGCCGTGGTGCCGTCCGACTGCGAGGTCAGCATGAAGAAGCTTGCCGCGGCGCTGGGCGGCAAGTCGGCCAGGATGATGCGCCCGGCCGATGCCGAGCGGCTGACCGGCTACCATGTCGGCGGCATCAGCCCGTTCGGCCAGAAAAAGAAGGTACCGACCGCGATCGACGAGACCGCGCTCAGCCATGTCACGGTGTTCGTCAATGGCGGCCAGCGCGGCCTGCAGATCGAGATCGATCCGAACGACGCCGCGCTCGCCGCCGGCGCCTCGATGAAGGCGCTGGTGGCGACGCAGGATTGA
- a CDS encoding cytochrome P450, giving the protein MFSDVRAFRSDPLKFLLERGNAAPLGLVPLHLGPAPVLLVNDPDLIRPILKAPETEIGKGRLIKKLSPVLGQSSLMLHGDEHKRRRAVLHKHMAKGSVEKYLPQMCAEIRAVGARLARLGAFDPHRFTATLALRTICIAVFGAQVISSGDEEALVQAVGTIEDDLADEMFRVLPLGPVSWYRRRQNRICAKLAMSTVVQRLRSSAGSTSALRDLEALGLSDRDLHDEILTLLLAGHHTTGSTAAWVLYHMAADPALMDEIADEAADCIGDDGELRVDAVRRADVSATLVKEVCRLYPSAWWFSREVMQPVTIGGRDLKVGTSLLLCPWQLQRDPRHFEQPDRFLMTRRYNTDAYIPFGAGPRACAGMGVAMLELQLLALEIAAAYRFTAVSPNPAPWPKASVTLVPPPMTIDIEVREVRSRIPQLGGEAARLPYIPPVGAASISTLQPVSP; this is encoded by the coding sequence ATGTTCTCGGACGTTCGAGCGTTTCGGAGCGACCCGCTCAAATTCCTGCTTGAGCGCGGCAACGCCGCGCCGCTCGGGCTGGTGCCGCTCCATCTCGGGCCTGCGCCGGTGTTACTGGTGAATGATCCCGATCTGATCCGCCCGATCCTGAAGGCGCCGGAAACCGAAATCGGCAAGGGCCGGCTGATCAAGAAGCTTTCGCCGGTGCTGGGCCAGAGCTCGCTGATGCTGCATGGCGACGAGCACAAGCGGCGGCGTGCGGTGCTGCACAAGCACATGGCAAAGGGCAGCGTCGAAAAATACCTGCCGCAGATGTGCGCCGAGATCCGCGCGGTCGGCGCGCGGCTGGCGCGGCTCGGCGCGTTCGATCCGCATCGCTTCACGGCGACGCTGGCGCTGCGCACGATCTGCATCGCCGTGTTCGGCGCCCAGGTCATCTCGTCCGGCGACGAGGAGGCCCTGGTGCAGGCGGTCGGCACCATCGAGGATGATCTCGCCGACGAGATGTTCCGTGTGCTGCCGCTTGGACCGGTGTCTTGGTATCGCAGGCGGCAGAACCGGATCTGCGCCAAGCTTGCGATGTCGACCGTGGTGCAGCGGCTGCGCAGCAGCGCCGGCTCGACCAGCGCGCTGCGCGATCTCGAGGCGCTCGGCCTCAGCGATCGCGACCTGCACGACGAAATCCTCACGCTGCTGCTGGCCGGCCACCACACCACCGGATCGACCGCCGCCTGGGTGCTCTATCACATGGCGGCCGATCCCGCGCTGATGGACGAGATCGCGGACGAGGCCGCCGATTGCATCGGTGACGACGGCGAATTGCGCGTCGATGCGGTCAGGCGTGCCGACGTCAGCGCGACCCTGGTCAAGGAGGTCTGCCGGCTCTATCCCAGCGCCTGGTGGTTCTCCCGCGAGGTGATGCAGCCGGTGACGATCGGCGGGCGCGACCTCAAGGTCGGCACCTCGCTGTTGCTCTGCCCCTGGCAATTGCAGCGCGATCCCAGGCATTTCGAGCAGCCCGACCGCTTCCTGATGACGCGGCGCTACAACACCGACGCCTACATCCCGTTCGGGGCCGGACCGCGCGCCTGCGCCGGCATGGGCGTTGCGATGCTCGAACTGCAATTGCTCGCGCTCGAGATCGCCGCGGCCTATCGCTTTACCGCCGTCAGTCCGAATCCGGCGCCGTGGCCGAAAGCCTCGGTGACGCTGGTGCCGCCCCCAATGACCATCGACATCGAAGTCCGTGAGGTCCGCTCGCGCATCCCGCAGCTCGGCGGGGAGGCCGCGCGGCTGCCGTACATTCCACCCGTCGGCGCGGCGTCCATCAGCACACTGCAACCGGTTTCCCCATGA
- a CDS encoding LuxR family transcriptional regulator, whose translation MVLAEAISSIEASGTIDELRLSLHKVIQDYGFASFAFIDAGRPELDLPYHTGTYNPAWERAYIQNDFVHCDPALTRVRRTNTPFHWGELKLPERQGRKRPPELRMMEAARDQGFRQGFVVPFHYRDRLGAVHSSSTVFFWEDQPRDFDKLFICHRHELHLLMIYWVQRAMDIVNRDQRNAPSILKPADAAETIKLTGREKEVIAWAARGKTVADTAQILGISPETVEGFIKQALRKLEASNKTHGVAKSIALGIIDL comes from the coding sequence ATGGTCCTGGCAGAAGCGATTTCGAGCATCGAGGCGTCGGGCACGATCGACGAGCTTCGGCTGTCGCTGCACAAGGTCATCCAGGACTACGGCTTCGCCAGCTTCGCCTTCATCGATGCCGGCCGGCCCGAGCTCGACCTGCCCTACCACACCGGCACCTACAACCCGGCCTGGGAGCGCGCCTACATCCAGAACGACTTCGTCCATTGCGATCCGGCGTTGACGCGAGTCCGGCGAACCAACACGCCGTTTCACTGGGGCGAGCTGAAGCTGCCGGAGCGGCAAGGCCGCAAGCGTCCACCGGAGCTGAGGATGATGGAGGCCGCGCGCGATCAGGGATTTCGCCAGGGCTTCGTCGTGCCCTTCCACTATCGCGACCGGCTCGGCGCCGTGCATTCGAGTTCGACGGTGTTCTTCTGGGAAGACCAGCCGCGCGACTTCGACAAGCTGTTCATCTGCCACCGGCATGAACTGCATCTGTTGATGATCTACTGGGTGCAGCGGGCGATGGACATCGTCAACCGCGACCAGCGCAATGCGCCGTCCATCCTGAAGCCGGCCGACGCCGCCGAAACCATCAAGCTCACGGGGCGGGAAAAAGAAGTGATCGCCTGGGCGGCGCGCGGCAAGACCGTGGCCGACACCGCGCAGATCCTCGGTATTTCGCCGGAGACGGTGGAAGGCTTCATCAAGCAGGCGCTGCGCAAGCTCGAGGCATCGAACAAGACGCACGGGGTGGCGAAGAGCATCGCGCTCGGGATCATCGACTTGTGA